In the Diprion similis isolate iyDipSimi1 chromosome 2, iyDipSimi1.1, whole genome shotgun sequence genome, one interval contains:
- the LOC124411982 gene encoding nucleoprotein TPR isoform X1 produces METIEENPHNVLGSILNEEELTQIPEGVSKKLKSYFDERFEEFITAKAVFETARKNLEQRLETLQKDYNEQKLDFEECKGKLDLANKYTNELQTKVDETRSEATRLQESLRRLEKDNAELRRQRDVATDERDALQLQVERRDAELERTHAELQMLSTQLQTAVTAKCQALADTEEIRSREMTLDYKEQRLEKERNLLSQQMANLEEELSKRTGELQNVRAESSKRSLLTETQLSQREEELRIANDEISKLREGNSLITKRCDEIAQKLEEQRAHELSMHASYREEVNAQTRLADLYKGMADEANAKADEFSSAVKELQSLLEQATEQYGVLETQHNDLQIRLDEEVAEKSQKIEELEKELERANDLLKDAKQEMLDHAVEQLAPTAAVASRLLKKGSSLTQIYTQLVDATNELAIEKEENERLKSQMNIILRELEDKAPVLQQQRDDYEAAVANVTTLTSRLDDLLAENHRLQESADEASRIANHHVRENKRLKTELADLARQVCFLLKEVQESRGGSTALSSTMMESDDLASSQIISKKLVTFRDIEELQENNQKLLSIVRTLSARQEEIEKATDEINSGEMKEKLDRYVEQLSDMQAAQDRQSKMLEGLLRQRDMYKNMYQQCLNQTSTNRRESVTDEEKAEMEVDQKENERENKKKENDEKDGKITELESKLKQLRDEYDAYRKERVAHEQMLGEEIERLRKEAEVSSARSCRLKSQLDSANERFHLLQANVSSYKSQIKVLEEKCSNYNTTIGKHEQSIMILKDETLDAQARLSRAEVQLENLRQERQLLRDSEGRLLKEREVLHRERQTQALLRADVEAIKASLERSQAEGQLRAEQRLDDATSECAALRRRLQEEQDRFRELASHLERQLATAQQRLTEEREMAEKLQTDLEAAREVHIEDVRRIEDFSARLRQADAHSIAKPMIGDDNMIKRLKELEVQLTSSQAEVRSLSEQLKAAHQHSQQYCNIAESSESQLRELTAEQIKYKERVEQQLRETQAVIASLKKQNQDLEEELSRVKSGRQETDSELREKLNIAERQLEELGELRHELQIAQSDLQAASNAVKETEEKYAREMLLHSTDLQALARLKEESGAVAEKISHLTRERDSAIESLQIEKAAWHEREQRLNEEVHELQVRMKDLDTQNSLLHDQIQELSDRTAVIQSQQLNASRSVSPDTSLEAMNRSFSGLEDDSKSAEQLLRVMKYLRREKDLAVAKFDVLRAENLRLKSQAEALEKRMKEAETLLNSQREESEIDVVTTSKHSELLRKVETLNAITDSNRILREERDSLLVQVSDLTTKVTALSAEVVPLRDKARELTTRTEALVQENDSLKAEATRWRQRANALVERANKASPEDWRRLQSERQNLSKLLTSERETHAKQTDELNLLKVEKSKLEEQLIQQQRQIQSQSEQLSKSLEDSRKLNQDLSESLANSAAKLKEVTLLRKELTDKEVVLNDIKNKELKIRTIAKKYKAQCEELSKTLEEEKSKQPQLQATGTAVQNVERENQLREEGRQELRQANLELSTRTEELTRQLTAVQNETEALKKEVETLNKASVEKEERAKQVLKGARTRIMQLTESKKVCEKELNDLKSKVESNSGESETSDHDARLAAIKSQMEGRISRLEHEKTEVHAEKEALLQRVNQLQRQLSSSAGGVSVTNEPPTANIKPMSARSETPLASIRPMTVVVQSRTAAVLPTTAAAPVLVAPQQQQQQQQQQQQQQQQQQQQAVHTTETSSPTSSHTDYQPASTSSSSQTTASNLRQLAVQPQLSEPAESTQREDPESAEPLSLQQQQCQQQTQQQQQTVALVSPRVEQQQQQQQQQQQQQQQQQQQQQQQQQQQQQQQQQPVASVSDQQQTVASSSTQSVSTSQGTSGHKRPRSLDTSASGSSVAEGGVDATRQEQSPSPKSKRSRQQEIAPAPTPSATDVEYQVPTSSQRDQDEEVEDGCVVVVDCDEGEGGGTHQAQEEEEFDNETYEEMEEEEELPYGVEGEGEVDNNEVEIIMEEDSTSVEVPRQIQSATGNNQQQQQSEAISSAGPTGEPPLPFVPRSSRGIAPMPRQQQQQHLLLPQQGYEDGGDDSIVPSTPTLFVPRRGDGFGEAVSSPQVPQGRFTFGDPTLTVTATATPTLATPTGPTRAIFGSSGSGVAQVVQEGMDDTRMDLTQLEDAGTGRSVPTTPLQVSPAAADVPPSTSSAQSEEQEAPVSGVATATVTATTDTSDESVIPSIRVVTVEQEAVQAEVTTETLELTPTDVVTSESEKQDEAGPSAGDDEVTEVEVEAEAAGAEVSTEEVEDEGREAEASPSCNTRSQKALAAAANNNRVTARRSNRSPFRSSRGQRPTPIIWENQSGRGHNPVRGGPQSRGGVSEGRARGSRGRRMRKFPYARF; encoded by the exons ATGGAAACAATAGAAGAAAACCCGCACAACGTGCTAGGCAGTATATTGAATGAGGAAGAACTTACACAGATTCCAGAGGGTGTGAgcaaaaagctgaaatcataTTTCGATGAACGGTTCGAAGAATTTATCACTGCTAAAGCTGTGTTTGAGACTGCCAGAAAAAATCTCG AACAAAGGTTAGAGACTCTGCAAAAGGATTACAATGAACAGAAACTGGATTTCGAAGAATGTAAAGGCAAACTGGATCTGGCCAATAAATACACAAATGAGCTTCAAACCAAAGTTGATGAAACTAGGTCTGAAGCAACAAGATTACAAGAATCACTCAGAAG ATTAGAAAAGGATAATGCAGAGCTTCGACGTCAGCGGGATGTGGCTACAGATGAAAGAGATGCACTCCAACTACAAGTTGAGCGTCGAGACGCAGAACTTGAGCGTACACATGCTGAGCTGCAAATGCTTAGTACGCAGTTGCAGACAGCGGTGACTGCTAAGTGTCAAGCTTTGGCAGACACTGAGGAGATCCGCAGTCGTGAAATGACTTTAGATTACAA ggAACAGCGTCTGGAGAAAGAGCGAAACCTTTTGTCTCAACAGATGGCGAATTTAGAAGAAGAGCTATCAAAGCGCACTGGAGAACTTCAAAATGTTCGTGCTGAATCATCCAAGAGATCACTGTTGACGGAAACCCAGCTTTCACAGCGTGAGGAAGAACTGCGAATAGCTAATGATGAAATTAGTAAACTCCGTGAAGGAAATTCCCTCATCACCAAACGCTGTGATGAGATCGCACAAAAACTAGAAGAACAAAGAGCTCATGAGCTTTCAATGCATGCTTCTTATCGTGAGGAAGTTAACGCTCAAACTAGATTAGCTGACCTTTATAAGGGAATGGCAGATGAAGCTAATGCCAAGGCTGATGAATTTAGTTCAGCTGTCAAGGAACTACAATCCCTACTTGAACAAGCCACTGAGCAGTATGGTGTGCTTGAAACACAGCACAATGATTTACAAATACGACTTGATGAAGAGGTTGCTGAAAAGTCACAAAAAATCGAAGAGCTTGAAAAAGAATTAGAGCGGGCAAACGATCTGCTGAAGGATGCCAAACAAG AAATGTTAGACCACGCAGTGGAGCAGCTGGCTCcaacagcagcagtagcaaGTAGACTGCTGAAAAAAGGCTCCAGCCTCACCCAAATTTATACCCAACTGGTTGATGCCACCAACGAACTGGCAatcgagaaagaagaaaatgagcgaTTGAAGTCACAAATGAATATAATACTTCGTGAACTTGAAGATAAGGCACCAGTACTTCAACAACAGCGTGACGATTATGAAGCCGCAGTTGCCAATGTTACAACGCTCACTTCACGTCTTGATGACCTCCTTGCTGAAAATCATCGTTTGCAAGAATCCGCAGATGAGGCCTCGCGCATTGCGAACCATCATGTTCGGGAAAATAAACGGCTAAAGACGGAGCTTGCAGATCTCGCTAGACAG GTCTGTTTCCTTCTCAAAGAAGTCCAGGAGAGTCGTGGAGGTTCGACAGCACTCTCTTCCACAATGATGGAATCTGACGACCTAGCATCTTCTCAAATTATCAGCAAAAAGTTGGTTACCTTTAGAGATATTGAAGAACTACAGGAAAACAATCAGAAATTGTTATCAATTGTCAGAACATTATCTGCAAGAcaagaagaaattgaaaaggcaactgatgaaataaattctggagagatgaaagaaaaacttgatAG GTATGTAGAACAACTATCTGACATGCAAGCAGCGCAGGACCGACAATCAAAAATGCTCGAAGGTTTGTTGCGACAAAGGGATATGTACAAGAATATGTACCAGCAGTGTTTGAATCAGACCTCAACCAATCGCCGAGAGTCTGTCACAGACGAGGAGAAGGCAGAAATGGAAGTAGATcaaaaggaaaatgaaagagaaaataagaagaaagaaaacgatgaaaaGGATGGGAAAATAACTGAATTGGAGTCTAAGTTAAAACAACTGCGTGACGAGTATGATGCATATAGAAAAGAGAGAGTCGCACATGAACAAATGCTAGGTGAAGAAATTGAGAGATTGAGAAAAGAGGCAGAGGTCAGTTCTGCACGCAGTTGCCGATTGAAATCGCAGTTGGATTCTGCTAATGAGCGATTCCATCTTCTACAGGCCAATGTCAGCTCATACAAATCCCAAATTAAAGTTCTTGAGGAAAAATGCAGTAATTACAACACAACCATTG gGAAACATGAACAGAGTATAATGATATTGAAAGATGAAACTTTAGATGCACAAGCTCGTCTGTCACGAGCTGAGGTGCAGTTAGAAAACCTCCGACAAGAAAGGCAATTATTACGAGATTCAGAGGGACGCCTGTTAAAAGAGCGAGAGGTATTGCACAGAGAGAGACAAACGCAAGCTTTGTTACGAGCAGATGTGGAAGCTATTAAAGCCAGTTTGGAACGTTCTCAAGCAGAGGGTCAATTACGAGCAGAACAGCGTCTTGACGATGCTACTAGCGAGTGTGCAGCTTTACGTAGAAGACTTCAAGAAGAACAAGATCGGTTCCGTGAATTAGCTTCTCACTTAGAACGCCAGTTGGCTACTGCACAGCAACGGCTCACAGAAGAACGTGAGATGGCGGAGAAATTGCAAACGGACCTTGAAGCTGCTCGCGAAGTTCACATTGAAGATGTACGACGTATCGAAGATTTTAGTGCTAGACTTAGACAAGCTGATGCACATTCAATAGCCAAACCCATGATTG GTGATGATAATATGATCAAGAGACTGAAGGAACTTGAGGTTCAACTCACAAGTAGTCAAGCAGAAGTCAGATCACTTTCAGAACAATTGAAGGCAGCTCACCAACACAGCCAACAGTATTGTAATATAGCCGAAAGCTCTGAAAGCCAACTTCGAGAGTTGACAGCGgaacaaataaaatacaagGAAAGAGTTGAACAGCAACTTAGAGAAACACAAGCTGTAATAGCATCACTTAAAAAGCAAAATCAAGACTTAGAAGAGGAACTTAGCCGTGTTAAATCAGGACGCCAAGAAACAGACTCAGAATTACGAGAAAAGCTAAATATTGCTGAAAGACAATTGGAAGAACTCGGAGAATTGAGACACGAGTTACAGATAGCTCAAAGCGATCTACAAGCTGCGTCAAATGCTGTCAaagaaactgaagaaaaatatgcTAGGGAAATGCTCCTGCACTCCACTGACTTGCAG GCCCTTGCACGACTCAAAGAAGAATCCGGTGCCGTTGCAGAGAAAATCTCTCATCTTACCCGAGAACGTGACTCCGCAATCGAGTCACTACAAATTGAAAAGGCTGCCTGGCATGAGAGAGAACAACGGTTGAATGAGGAAGTTCATGAGTTACAAGTGAGAATGAAAGATTTAGACACACAAAACTCCTTGTTGCATGATCAAATACAAGAGCTAAGTGATCGCACGGCTGTCATTCAAAGTCAACAGTTGAACGCAAGTCGCTCCGTAAGCCCTGATACCAGTTTAGAAGCAATGAATCGTAGCTTCAGTGGACTTGAGGATGATTCTAAATCAGCGGAACAGCTCTTAAGAGTAATGAAATATcttagaagagaaaaagactTGGCTGTTGCAAAGTTTGACGTTCTGAGAGCGGAAAATTTAAGACTTAAGTCACAGGCTGAG GCACTAGAGAAACGAATGAAGGAAGCAGAGACATTGCTCAACTCACAACGTGAAGAATCGGAAATTGATGTTGTGACAACCTCGAAGCATTCTGAACTATTACGCAAAGTTGAAACGCTGAATGCTATCACGGATTCTAATCGTATCCTGAGAGAAGAGCGAGATAGTCTACTGGTTCAAGTATCAGATCTAACTACAAAAGTAACAGCACTTTCGGCTGAGGTGGTACCACTTCGTGACAAAGCTCGAGAATTGACAACTCGAACTGAAGCATTGGTACAAGAGAATGACAGCCTTAAAGCAGAAGCTACTAGGTGGCGTCAACGAGCCAATGCTCTAGTAGAAAGAGCTAATAAAGCAAGTCCTGAAGACTGGCGACGATTGCAAAGTGAACGACAAAATCTTAGTAAACTGCTGACTTCTGAGCGTGAAACGCATGCAAAACAAACTGATGAATTGAATTTACTGAAGGTAGAGAAATCCAAACTGGAAGAACAACTCATCCAACAGCAACGTCAGATTCAATCTCAGAGCGAACAATTATCCAAGAGCTTAGAAGATAGCCGAAAGCTTAATCAAGACTTGAGCGAATCACTTGCTAACTCAGCtgcaaaattgaaagaagTGACTCTACTGCGTAAAGAACTCACAGACAAAGAAGTTGTACTGAATGatatcaaaaataaagaattgaaGATCCGTACAATTGCTAAGAAATACAAGGCACAATGTGAAGAACTAAGTAAAACGCTTGAAGAAGAGAAATCTAAACAGCCACAGTTACAAGCGACTGGAACAGCTGTGCAAAATGTGGAACGCGAAAATCAATTGAGGGAAGAGGGGCGGCAAGAGCTGCGTCAGGCAAATCTTGAATTGTCCACTCGAACTGAGGAACTGACTCGTCAATTGACGGCTGTGCAAAATGAAACGGAAGCCCTGAAGAAAGAAGTTGAAACCTTAAATAAGGCTAGTGTTGAAAAGGAAGAGCGTGCAAAACAAGTACTTAAAGGCGCGAGAACAAGAATCATGCAACTGACAGAATCGAAAAAGGTTTgcgaaaaagaattgaatgaTTTAAAGTCTAAAGTTGAATCTAATTCAGGGGAATCCGAAACTTCTGATCATGATGCGAGACTGGCTGCCATCAAATCTCAAATGGAAGGAAGAATTTCACGTCTAGAACATGAAAAGACTGAAGTACATGCTGAAAAAGAAGCTCTTCTCCAACGAGTTAATCAATTGCAAAGACAGTTGTCATCTAGTGCTGGCGGAGTCAGTGTTACGAATGAACCACCAACAGCTAACATTAAGCCCATGTCAGCCCGTTCAGAAACTCCGCTTGCAAGCATTCGTCCCATGACCGTTGTGGTACAGTCTAGGACTGCAGCTGTTTTGCCCACAACTGCAGCAGCTCCCGTTTTAGTAGCACctcaacaacagcagcagcagcaacaacaacaacaacaacaacaacagcaacaacaacaacaggcCGTTCACACTACTGAAACTAGTTCACCTACCAGCAGTCATACTGACTATCAACCAGCCAGTACAAGCAGTTCGTCCCAGACCACTGCCAGCAATTTGCGGCAGCTAGCAGTTCAACCACAACTCAGTGAACCAGCGGAATCCACTCAGCGAGAAGACCCTGAAAGTGCAGAACCTTTGAGCTTACAGCAGCAACAGTGCCAACAACAAActcaacagcagcaacaaacTGTGGCATTGGTCAGTCCGAGAGTcgaacaacaacagcagcagcagcagcagcagcaacaacaacaacaacagcagcagcagcagcagcaacaacaacaacagcagcagcagcagcagcaacaacaacctGTGGCCAGTGTTAGTGATCAGCAACAAACCGTAGCGAGCAGTTCAACACAATCAGTGAGCACTTCGCAAGGCACTAGTGGCCATAAACGTCCTAGAAGTCTTGATACCTCAGCATCCGGATCAAGTGTTGCCGAAGGTGGTGTAGATGCTACCAGACAAGAACAAAGTCCTAGTCCAAAAAGTAAACGAAGCAGGCAGCAAGAAATTGCACCAGCACCCACTCCTAGTGCCACTGACGTCGAGTACCAG GTACCTACGTCAAGCCAACGTGATCAAGATGAAGAAGTAGAAGATGGGTGTGTGGTTGTAGTTGACTGTGACGAAGGTGAGGGAGGTGGAACTCATCAGGCtcaagaggaagaagaatttGACAATGAAACATACGAGGAAatggaagaggaagaagaattaCCCTATGGAGTTGAGGGTGAAGGAGAAGTAGACAATAATGAAGTAGAAATAATAATGGAGGAAGACTCTACTAGTGTTGAAGTACCCCGACAAATTCAATCTGCAACTGGTAACAatcagcaacaacaacagtcAGAAGCCATCAGCAGTGCTGGGCCTACTGGGGAGCCACCTTTACCATTTGTGCCAAGATCCTCTCGTGGTATAGCTCCGATGCCAaggcaacagcagcaacaacatcTACTCTTG CCTCAGCAGGGATATGAAGATGGTGGCGACGATAGCATAGTACCAAGCACCCCAACACTGTTTGTACCTCGCCGAGGAGATGGGTTTGGGGAAGCTGTCAGCTCTCCCCAGGTACCCCAAGGTCGTTTCACCTTCGGCGATCCTACTCTGACTGTTACTGCAACAGCAACACCAACATTAGCTACTCCCACTGGACCAACAAGAGCTATTTTTGGGTCCTCAGGTTCTGGGGTTGCTCAAGTAGTACAAGAAGGAATGGATGACACACGAATGGATCTGACTCAACTTGAAGACGCTGGAACAGGACGTAGTGTCCCTACTACTCCGTTACAAGTGTCTCCAGCTGCTGCTGATGTACCACCTtcg ACAAGCAGTGCCCAATCGGAAGAACAAGAAGCCCCTGTATCTGGTGTTGCCACAGCTACGGTAACAGCAACAACTGACACCAGTGATGAGTCAGTGATTCCTAGTATTCGAGTCGTAACAGTAGAACAAGAAGCAGTACAAGCAGAAGTCACGACCGAAACTCTCGAGTTGACACCTACtgacg TAGTGACTTCTGAAAGTGAGAAACAAGATGAGGCTGGCCCGAGTGCAGGGGATGATGAGGTTACTGAAGTAGAAGTTGAGGCGGAAGCAGCAGGTGCTGAAGTTAGTACTGAAGAAGTAGAAGATGAAGGTCGGGAGGCTGAAGCCTCTCCGTCATGTAACACACGTTCACAAAAGGCACTAGCTGCAGCAGCAAACAACAACAGAGTTACGGCACGTCGTTCTAACCGATCTCCATTCCGTTCGTCTCGAGGACAACGGCCAACACCTATTATCTGGGAAAATCAGTCTGGTCGAG GGCACAATCCAGTAAGAGGAGGGCCACAATCAAGAGGTGGGGTTAGCGAAGGCAGAGCACGAGGGTCCAGAGGACGGCGTATGCGAAAATTTCCGTATGCCCGCTTTTAA